ATAGATAAGATAACTGTTAAATCTCCAACATTTAATGAATTAATAAAAGAAATAAAAGAATGTGATGATGGAAAAGAAATAAATAACATTTGGCTAGATGTATATAGATACTATTTAAATGATAATGGGTATAGTGATATAGCTAAAAAAGTAATAAGTGGATTAAATTATACTAATCAAGTTCAAAGGGTAGAGGAACAAAAAATAAGAAGCTTATATGACACTAACTTAAGTGTATCTAGATTAGAACGATATGCTCAATGTCCATTTGCATATTTTATTCAATATGGTTTAAAAGCAAAAGAAAGGAAAGAATATTCTTTTACTGCGCCAGATTTAGGAACATTTATACATAATATTTTGGATAGATTTTCAAAGCAACTAATTATAGATAGTTTAGACTGGAGAGATATAGATTATAACTACATCTCAGATAGAGTATCACAAATAGTAGATGATATAGTAGGAAAAATACCTGGATATATACTAGAAAGTTCAGAAAGATATAAGTATTTAGCGCATAGATTAAAAAATATGCTTATATCAGCCATAAGTATAATTAGTGAACAAATAAGACAGGGTGAATTTGAGCCAGTGGATTATGAAGTTGATTTTGGAGTAAAAGGTAAATATCCTCCTATAAAGATAATTTTACAAAGTGGAGAAGAAATAAATCTAAGAGGACAAATTGATAGGATAGACGAGTATGATAGCGAAAATGGAAAATATATAAGAATAATAGATTATAAATCTGGAAAAAAAGATTTAAGCTTAACTGATATTTATCATGGACTTCAGTTGCAACTATTAGTATATTTAGATGCTATCCTAGAAAGTGGAGCCTTAAGGGGTGAAGATGTAAATCCAGCCGCAATACTATATTCTAGGATTGATGATCCAATAGCTAAGTTTGATGAAAATAAAGACGATGAAGAAATAAGAGAAGACATATTAAAAAGTTTAAAAATGCAAGGTCTTTTAATTAAAGATTCAGATATAATTAAACAAATGGACAAGTCGTTGGCAACAGGTGAAAGAAGTACATCATTAATAATACCTGCAAACTTAAATAAAGATGGAACATTAGGTAGATACACTAAAGGTGTTACTAAAGAAGAATTCGATATTATAAGAAAATATGTTAAAGGTATTATAAAAGATATATGTGAAGATATGCTTGGTGGAAATATAAGTATATCACCATATAAAAATAAAGATCAGAATTCTTGTGCTTTTTGCAATTATTCAGCCATATGCCAATTTGATACTACCTTAAAAGATAATAAATATAAAATTATAAATAAAAAAAGTGATGATGATATAATAACTCAAATGAGAGAAGAGGTGAAATAATGAGTTCTCCTAAATGGACAGATGAACAACAAGCAGTTATAGATAGTAGAAACTGTAACTTATTAGTAGCGGCAGCAGCAGGCTCGGGAAAAACTGCTGTACTAGTTGAGCGTATAATACAAATGATAACAGATAAAGATGATCCTATAGATATAGACAAATTACTTGTGGTTACTTTTACAAATGCAGCAGCATCAGAAATGAGAGAAAGAGTAGGAGATGCCATAGGTAAAGCATTAGATAAGAATCCAGAAAACAAGCATCTTCAAAGTCAACTAATACTTTTAAATAAAGCAAGTATTACCACAATACACTCATTTTGTTTAGAAGTAATAAAATCAAATTTTCATAAAATAAATTTAGACCCTAACTTTAGGATAGGTGATACAACAGAGTGTACATTGCTAAAGCAAGAAGCGATAGAAGATGTATTTGAACAATTATATGTAGATAGAGATAAAGGATTTTTAAATTTAGTAGAAAGCTATGCTGAAAAAAGAGGAGATAATAACTTACAAGAAATTATATTAAGTATATATAACTTTGCAATGGCATCGCCAGATCCTAAGGAATGGTTAAAATTTTCATCAGAGTTATTTAATATAGATGATAGCTTTGAGTTTTCAAATTCTATATGGGCAGAATCTATACTTGAAACAGTAAAAATAGAAATTAGCGGTATGGAAGTAAGTATGGCAAAAGCTTTAGAGGAATTAGAAGGTATAGAAGAGCTTGAAACATATACAGATAAATTTAAAAGTGATTACAGTGGAATAAAAAGAATTTTAAATGGATGTAATGAATCTTGGGATAAAGCTTTTGAGGCAATGTTATCAATGAAGTTTGAAAACTATGTAAAAGGAGTAAAAAGATTAGCCAAAGATACTCCGTCTTATATAAGGGATATAAAAGATAGAGTTGATGATATTAGAAAGAAAGTAAAAAAATCAGTAGAGGATATGAAAGATTCTACATTTAGCCAAGAAACTGGTGAAATCAAGGAACAAATAAAATATTTATATCAAGTTGTTAAATCTATTTCTGAAGTTGTAATAAAGTTTGAAGAAGCCTATGATGCTAGAAAACGAGAAAAAGGAATAATAGACTTTAATGATATAGAACATTTTGCACTTAAAATATTGGCTACTAAAGATAAAAATGGTAAAGATATACCATCGGATATTGCTCTAACTTATAGAGATAAGTTTTATGAAATATTTATAGATGAGTATCAAGATAGTAATTTAGTTCAAGAAGTTTTACTTAGTACTATAGCTAAAATAAAAACACCAAATAGATTTATGGTTGGAGATGTAAAGCAAAGTATCTATAGATTTAGACAAGCAAAACCTGAAATATTTTTACAAAAATATGCTGACTATGATACTGAAAAAGGATCTTTGTATAGAAAAATAATGCTATATAAGAATTTTAGAAGTAGAGAAGAAGTTGTAGATTGTGCAAACTATATATTTGAAAATGTAATGAGCAAAAATATAGGAGAAATAGAATACACAGAAGAAGAACGATTAAATCTAGGAGCGATATTCAAAGATAATACTAATGAAGAAGCTATTGTAGGTGGTCCATCTGAAATACATATAATGCAAACTAAGGCTAGATCAAAAGATGTAGAAAATAATGAAGAAAAAGAACATGATGAAAATGAAGAACAAGAGGAAATAGACAATATACAACTTGAAGCTAGAATGGTAGGAAAAATAATTAAAGATTTAAGAACTCCTAACGAAGATGGACAAGTTCAAATGGTTTATGATAAAAAATTAGATGATTATAGACCTGTTCAATTTAAAGATATTGTAATACTACTTAGAGCCACTTCTGCATGGGCACCAGTATTTGCTGATGAACTTATGAATATGGATATACCTACTTATGCAGATATAGGGGTAGGATATTTTGATACCATAGAAATTAAAACTATAATGAGTTTAATACAAGTTATAGATAATCCGATGCAAGATATACCTCTTTTAGCAGTATTAAAATCTCCTATATGTGGCTTTACACCAGAAGATTTAATAGATATAAGAGTAGAAGATGGTCATAAAAGTTTTTATGAGGCTTTAGAGATGTTTAGCCAATATAAAGATGAAAGAGGGAAAAAATGCTTTGAATTTATAGAAAGGCTTAATGACTATAAAGAAAAATCTTTATATATGAGTACAGATGAGTTTTTATGGTACCTGTATACGAAAACAGGATATTATGCTTATGTAGGAGCTCTTCCTGGTGGATCACAAAGGCAAGCCAATCTAAAAATTCTGTTTGAAAGAGCAAAACAGTTTGAAGAAACAAGTTTTAAAGGGATATTTAATTTTATTAACTTTGTAAGTAAATTAAAAAAATCCAATACAGATATGGGAAGTGCAAAAACTCTGGGAGAAAATGCTGACGTAGTTAGAATTATGAGTATACACAAAAGTAAGGGATTAGAATTCCCAGTTGTAATATGTTCTGGTATGGGAAAAAATTTCAATACTCAAGATTTTAAGAAAAATATCTTATACCATCATAATTTAGGATATGGACCTCAAATAGTTGATTATGAAAGAAAAATATCTTATCCAAGTATAGCTAAAGAAGCATTAAAGAGTAAAATAAATATAGAAAACTTATCAGAAGAAATGAGAGTTTTATATGTTGCATTTACCAGACCAAAAGAAAAACTTATAATAACAGGTTCTACGAGAAACATAGAAAAAAGTCTAAGGACTTGGGCAAATGGTGTTGAAGGAAATAAGCCAATATCACAATATAAGGTATTAAAAGGTAAAACATTTTTAGATTGGATAATGCCATCTGTATTAAAACATATAGATTTAGAAAATCTAAGGGACGCAGCTGAAATAGATTTAGATAGTATTGATAATCATAAATCAAAATGGTTAGGTAAGCTTTGGTTTAAAGAAGATGTGATACTAGAAGCAAAAGAAGAAGAGGAAAAAGAGAATATAAGTGATGTATTATTAAATATTAATTTAGAACAGCCTGATACACAGTACTACGATGTAATAAAAGATAAATTGGATTTTAAATATCCTTGTCAAGCTTGTATTACAAAACCGGCAAGTATATCAGTTACAGAAATAAAAAAAATTCAGAATGCTCATGAAGAGTATGATTCTTCAGCTAATATGTTTAATAATAATCAAATAACATTGAAAAAGCCTCTATTTATGCAAGAAAGTGAAGATAAAGAAAAAATTACTGGAGCTGAAAGAGGTACGATTATTCACTTAATAATGCAAATTATCGATTTTAATAAGATAAATACAGTAGATGAAATTAAAGAACAAATAAATTCATTTATTAAAAAAGAAATAATTACTGAAAAACAAGCAACTGTAATCAACCCATTTAAAATATATAAGTTCTTTAAATCTGATTTAGGAAAGAGAATGTTAGCTGCTAAGTTTATAAAGAGAGAACAAGCTATATATACTCAAATAAAACTAAAAGATGTATATATTTATGAAGACTTAATTATGGATGAAAATAGTGAAATATATGATGATGAAAGTATTATGCTTAGAGGTATTATAGATGCATATTTTGAAGAGGATGATAAATTAGTTTTAGTTGATTATAAAACAGATTTTGTAAATGATGAAAATAAAGAAGAAGTTATAAATAGATACAGAAAGCAATTAGATTTATATTGTGATGTATTAAAAGAGCTTACGGGTAAAGAAGTAAAAGAAAAATATATTTATTTATTTGGTATAGATAAAGATATATCAATATAACTAAAGATATATTAAAAGAACTATAAAATATAGTAAAAAATTTACTATAAATGAATTAAATATTTGTAGCGTAAAAAATAAAGAAGCATGGGAATTATAAATTATCCCATGCTTCTTTATATATAAATAAATATATTAAAAAATGTTAAAAATGGTAAATTTATTTAATTAAAAATTCCAAAATAATACAAAAACTGTTATATAGTACTACTATTTTAGATTGATTTTAAAAAAATAATATATTAAAATTATAAATTAGACACTATATTTGTTAAATAGGGAGATGGTAAATATAAAATTAGAAAAAAAGAGTATAACATATAAATTATTTTTAGTATTATTTGGACTTTCAGCATCAGTTTCTATGATATTAGGTATGTGGTTTATAAACGATACTAATAGAACTATAGAAACAGAGATGTATAATATGAGTAGTCAAACATTGAATCAAATTAGCAATAATATATCCATACTATTATCAAATGTAGAAAGTATAGCAAAAAGAATTTCTATAGATAGTAAACTCATAGAAATTTTATCTATACCTAAAGATGAACTAAAAAATTATGAATCTCAAAAGAAAAATATGAATTCTTATGCTGAAGGACTTTTAACCGATGAAGTTTGGAAATATGGAAATTTTAATATGAAGCCTGAACTTTATGTATTAGGTGAAAACGGATTAGTTTATGATACTTATTCAAAAACTAAATACACTATGTCAGATATAAAACAAAATAATTGGTATGAAAAAATTGTCAAAGCTGATGGAAAAACTATATTAATAAACACATATAAAGATGATAATGCAGTAGGCCCATATAAATGTGTTTTTAAGATGGGAAGATTAATCAAAGATTTGATCACAGGAAAACCTTTGGGAGTTTTGATTATAGATATAAGTGAAACTATTTTATATGATAGATACTCAGAAGTGTTAACAGAAGGAAGTTGTATTTATATAGTTGATGAAGAAGGAAATATAATATCTACAAAAGATAAGAGACTCATAGGTACAAATTATGGGTTGGGTATAAAAAATACAAATCATTTACTAAATAAGCAAAATCACAGAATTACAAAGGATAATGTAAAAAATATGCAAGTATCCTCAATGCTTAATGAATATGGATGGGTAATTGTAGAAGAAATACCACTTAGTATTATAAGGCAACCTGTAGAAGCTTTAACAGAAAAAGCAATATTAGTTCTTTTATTAGTAAGTATAATATCTATAATTGTGTCTTATAGATTATCAGTTGGAATAACAAAGCCAATATTAAATATTAAAAATAGTATGAATGAAGTCATGGAAGGAAATTTAAATATAAAAATTATTAATGAGCGTTTTGATGAAATAGGACAATTAGAAAGATCATTTAATGGAATGGTAAGTTGGCTAGAAGAATCTATACAAGAAATAAAAAATCAAGAAAAGCAAAAAAGAACTGCTGAATTAAGTTTTTTACAAGCTCAGATAAATCCTCATTTTCTTTATAATACATTAAGCGGAATAAGATTTTTAGTATCTATGAACAAAACAGAAGAAGCAGAAGAAATGCTTTATAGGTTTACAAAATTACTTAGAAGCTTATTACCAAAAGCAAGTGAAATGATTAGGCTGGAAGAAGAAATAGAAAATATAAAAAATTATACAGAACTTCAAAAGCTTCGATATCCAGATTGTTTTGAAGTTGTATATGATATAGATGCTGAAATTAATGATTTTGAAGTTCCATCTTTTATATTACAGCCAATAGTGGAAAATGCTATTTTATATAGCATGGAAAAGGAAGATAATTTAGGCGAAATAAGTGTTTCAGGATATAAGCAAAAAGATTGTATAAAAATCATTATAGAAGATAATGGAATTGGAATGTCTAGAAATAAATTAGAAACAGTCTTAAATAAGGATGCTAGCATAAATAGGGTCGGTTTGATAAATGTTCAAGAAAGGATTCAATTAAATTATGGATCAAAATATGGACTAAAGATAGAAAGTGCAGAAGGAGAAGGAAGTAAAATTACATTTATACTACCAAATTAGGGGGAATTAATATGTTAAATATATTAATAGTAGAAGATGAAGCTCCAATAAGAGATTGGGTTGTGTACACAATTTCAAATATATCAAAAGAATTTAATGTATTAGCGAGTGCATCTAATGGAAAAGAAGCATATGAGTTAGCAATAAAACTTAAGCCACAAGTTATAATTAGTGATATAAAAATGCCGATAATGGATGGTATAGAGCTAACAAAACAAATAAAAAAAGTTATGCCTGAGACTATAGTAGTTTTGCTAACTAACTATGCAGAGTTTTCATATGCAAAACAAGCAATTAGTTGTGGAGTATATGAATATTTAGTAAAGTCTGAAATAAGACCAAAAGAATTAAAAGAATTATTAGAAGGAATAAATAAAAATATAAAATTTGAAAACGAAGAACAAGTATCGATAGATAAAGTAGACGAAAATAGTAGTAAAACTAATAATAGAGGTTATTCAAAAGCCATAGAAAAAGCTATGGAATATATTGATTTAAACTATAAGGAGCATATTTCTTTAGGAAGTATATCTAAATATGTATATTTATCTCCAGAGTACTTTTCACGCCTTTTTAAGGAAGAAGTAGGAGAGAACTTTATAACATATTTAACTTTATATAGAATGAAAAAAGCTGAATATCTTATAAAAAATACGGATATGAAGATTTCTCAAATTTCAAATGAGGTAGGATATTCAAATTCAGGATATTTTTCTAAGTCATATAAAAAGTATAAAGGTATTTCTCCTGATGAAGATAGGTATTGAAATCAATATATTTCACAAATGTCAAAATTTTACCGTAAAGATAACTTTTTTAAGAAATATACATCAATATTATTGAGAGAGTTATCAATATAATTCATGGAAAGAAAACGTTTTATTTAATATAATGTTAGTAAAGTAGAAAGAAAAAATTTGACGAAAACTGCTTTACTATGAAGAAACATAGGGGGCATAATATGTTGAATCATTACAAAAAAATAGTTATGGTAATTTTAATCACAATAGTGGCTATTTTTATAATAACAAGTTCTACTAAATATAATGAGACAAATTTAAATAATTTATTTACAAATTCCACATCTGAAAAGAAAAAGGTAGCTATTATTTTTAGCACACCTGGACTAGGAGATAAATCATTTAATGATTTATGTTATGATGGCGCACTAAAAGCGCAAGAAGACCTAGGTGTTGAGTTTGATTATTCAGAACCTAAATCTGAAGATGATTATGAAAAAATTTGTAGGGACTATGCACAAAGTCAAAATTATGAATTGATAATTTCAATTGGATTAGATCATGAGGAATCAGTTAGTAAGGTCTCAAAAGAATTTTTAAATCAAAAATTTTCAATAATAGACTCTAAAATAGAATTGCCAAATGTAAGCTCAATTTATACAAATTGGCCGGAACAAACATTTTTAAATGGTGTTATGGCTGGCTTAATCACAAAATACGAAAATACGAGTTTAAATAAAAGTAATTCATTAGGTGTAATATTAGGAAGAGATATGCAACATCTTAGCGAAGGTGCAATTGGATTTGAAGCAGGAGCTAAGTATGTAAATCCAGATATAAATATAATAGTAGGTGTTGTAGATGATTTTGCAAATCCAGCAAAAGCAAAAGAGATAGCTCTTTCAATGTATAGCAAAGGTGTAAGATATATACAACACATAGCTGGGGAGTCTGGACTTGGAGTTTTTGCTGCGGCTAAAGAAGCAGATAAATATGCATTTGGGATAGATGATAACCAAAATTTATTTGAACCAAATCATATAGTATCTACAGCAACAAGATATGCAAATGAAATTGTGTACAATGAAATTAAATCTATTACGAATGATACTTGGAAAGATGGTGTTCATAAATTTGGCATTAAGGAAAACATTATCGGGTATACAACAAAAGGTTCAAATGTTGATATACCACCAGGAATAATAGAAGTAGTAGAAGAAATTAAAACTCAAATAATAGAAGAAAAAATAAAAATACCTTCAAATAAGAGTGAATTAGAAAAATGGGTTAAAGAGAATCAATATAAAAATTAAAATATAAGGGAGAGAGTATCATGAGATTATACGATATTATAGCTAAGAAAAGAGATAAAAAGGAATTATCTAAAGAAGAAATAGAATTTTTCATAGAAAAATACACTAATGGTGAAGTACCTGATTATCAAGCATCAGCATTATTAATGGCTATATACTTAAATGGATTTACTAAAGAAGAAACTGCAAATCTTACAATGGCAATGGTAAATTCAGGAGACGTTGTAGATCTTAGTATGATAGAAGGAGTAAAACTTGATAAACATAGTACTGGAGGAGTTGGAGATAAGACATCTCTTATATTAGTTCCTATGGTTGCAGCTGCAGGAGGAAAAGTAGCTAAATTATCAGGTAGAGGACTTGGTCATACAGGGGGAACTCTTGATAAACTAGAATCAATCCCAGGGTTTAATATATCAGTAGAAGAAGATAAATTTATAGATATGGTAAAAAATGCAGGACTAGTTATAGCAGGTCAAACTCAAAACTTAGTTCCAGCAGATAAAAAAATATATGCATTAAGAGATGTTACTGCAACAGTAGACAGTATACCTCTAATAGCAGCAAGCATAATGAGTAAAAAAATAGCATCAGGTTCAGATGCAATAGTATTAGATGTTAAATATGGTGAGGGTGCATTTATGAAAACAGCAGAAGATGCTGAAAAATTAGCAACTGCGATGGTTAATATAGGTAAAAGCGTAGGAAGAAATACATCAGCTGCAATAACTTTAAATGGAGAACCATTAGGTTATGCAATAGGAAATGCACTTGAACTAAAAGAAGTTATAGAAGTATTAAAAGGTGAAGGTCCAGAAGACTTAAGAGAATTATGCTTACAATTAGGAGCACAAATGCTTAGATTAGGAAAAATAGAAACAGATATTGAAAAAGGAAGAGCTAAATTAGAAGCTATATTAAAGGATGGAAGTGCATTAGCTAAATTAAGAGAATTAGTAGTACTTCAAGGAGGAGATCCAAAAGTCATAGATGATTCTGAATTATTTACAATATCGCCTTTAACTCATGAAGTTAAAGCTACTAAAGAAGGGTATGTATACGAGTTAAACGCTGAAGGTGTTGGAGTATCTTCATTACTTACAGGAGCTGGAAGACATACTAAAGATGATGAGTTAGACTATGGAGCAGGTATAATTCTTAAAAAGAAAATGGGAGACTACGTAAAGGTTGGAGATGTATTAGCTACGTTATATTCAAGTGATGAAGCTAAGTTTGAAAAGGCAGAAGAAGAATTACAAAAGGCTTACAGCATACAACCTCAAAAGCCAGAAAAGAGTTCAATAATACACAAAATAATAAGATAATAAATAAACAATACTTAAAGTTTAAACATAACTAAAAATCTAAATCATATATTTAAATGGTTATAAATAAGGAGATAGTAATTATGGATAACAAAACAATTTTAAAAGCAGTAGATCATACTTTATTAAAGCAAACGGCAACATGGAATGATATAAAAATAATATGTGATGATGCAATTAAATATGATGTAGCATCTGTGTGTATACCACCATCATTTGTTAAGCAAGCAAAAGAATATGTAGGGAATAAGATGAAAGTTTGTACAGTAATAGGTTTCCCTAATGGCTATAATACAACTAAAGTAAAAGTATTTGAAACTAAGGATGCTATACAAAATGGTGCGGATGAAATAGATATGGTAATAAACTTAAGTATGTTAAAAGATAAAAAATATGAAGAAATAACAGAAGAAATAAGACAAATAAAAGAAGCTTGTGGTGAAAATATATTAAAGGTTATAATAGAAACTTGCCTTTTAAATGAAGATGAAAAAATCAAAATGTGCAAGTGTGTAACTGATGCAAAAGCTGATTTTATAAAAACATCTACAGGATTTAGTACAGGTGGAGCAACTGCTGAAGATATAGTTTTATTTAAAGAGAACGTAGGAGAAAATGTTTCAATAAAAGCAGCTGGAGGAATAAAAGATTTAGATACAGCTAGAGATTTTATAACAAAAGGATCTTCAAGACTTGGAACAAGTTCTATAATAAAAATAATAAATAATGAAGAAGTAACGGGGTACTAAAAATGAAAAAGTTTAATAGAGTATTTTTAACTGTATTAGACTCAGTAGGTATAGGAGCGCTAGAAGATGCAAATGAGTATGGTGATTTAGGTGCTAATACTCTTTGCAACATCGCTAAATCAACAGGAGGGCTTAGCCTTCCTAACCTACAAAAAATGGGTCTAGGTAATATAGCAAGTATAGAAGGTGTAAATCCTACTGATAGTCAAACATCATACACAACAAAATGTAGAGAGCTATCTAAAGGAAAAGATACAATAACAGGCCACTGGGAAATGGCAGGAATACTTATAAAAGAACCTTTCAAAGTATTTACAGATACAGGATTTCCAAAGGAACTTATAGATGAACTTGAACAAAAAAGTGGGCATAAATTTATAGGAAATATTTCAGCATCAGGTACAGAAATAATAAAAAACTTAGGCGAAGAACATTTACAAACTAAAAGTTTAATACTTTATACATCTGCGGATAGCGTTTTACAAATAGCAGCTAATGAGGAGATAATACCACTTGAAGAATTATATAGAGTTTGTGAAGTAGCAAGAGAAGTTACTTTAAAGGAAGAGTATAAAGTTGCTAGAATAATAGCAAGACCATTTATTGGAACTAATAAAGAGAATTTTACGAGAACTTCAAATAGAAAAGATTATGCTCTAAAACCACCAACTAAAACAATTTTAAATGAACTTCATGAAAACGATTTAGATGTAGTTGGTATTGGTAAAATAGGTGATATATATTCTTATCAAGGTATAACAAAAAGTATAAAGACAAAGAGCAATGAAGATGGAATGAATAAAACTATAGAAATTGCAAAAGATGGATCTCATAAAGGTTTAATATTCTTGAACCTAGTAGATTTCGATGCTCTATATGGGCATAGAAGAAACGTTGAAGGATATAAGGGAGCATTAGAGAATTTTGATTCTCAATTAGGAACTCTTATCGAAGAGCTTAAAGAAGATGATCTCTTAATAATAACTGCAGATCATGGGAATGACCCTACTTTCAAAGGTACTGATCATACTAGAGAGTATGTTCCAGTATTAGTTTATAATAAGCAAATAAAAAAAGGTGGCAAAATGCCTATATTAGAAAGTATGGCAGATATAGGATTAACGATACTAGATAACTTTAACAATGAAGATAAAAATTATGATTTTGAGATAGGGAAATCATTCTTACAAAATATAAAATAATTTGAGGTGGACAATATGAATAACTTATTTGATAGAATAAATGAAAGTGCAGAATATATAAAGTCTAAAATAGATGTAGTACCAACGATAGGATTAATACTAGGATCAGGACTAGGTGTTTTAGCTGATGAAATAGAAAATCCAGTAGAAATAAGCTATCATGATATACCAAACTTCCCAGTATCAACTGTAGAAGGTCATAAAGGGCAATTAGTTATAGGTAAATTACAAGGTAAAAATG
Above is a genomic segment from Romboutsia lituseburensis containing:
- the addA gene encoding helicase-exonuclease AddAB subunit AddA — its product is MSSPKWTDEQQAVIDSRNCNLLVAAAAGSGKTAVLVERIIQMITDKDDPIDIDKLLVVTFTNAAASEMRERVGDAIGKALDKNPENKHLQSQLILLNKASITTIHSFCLEVIKSNFHKINLDPNFRIGDTTECTLLKQEAIEDVFEQLYVDRDKGFLNLVESYAEKRGDNNLQEIILSIYNFAMASPDPKEWLKFSSELFNIDDSFEFSNSIWAESILETVKIEISGMEVSMAKALEELEGIEELETYTDKFKSDYSGIKRILNGCNESWDKAFEAMLSMKFENYVKGVKRLAKDTPSYIRDIKDRVDDIRKKVKKSVEDMKDSTFSQETGEIKEQIKYLYQVVKSISEVVIKFEEAYDARKREKGIIDFNDIEHFALKILATKDKNGKDIPSDIALTYRDKFYEIFIDEYQDSNLVQEVLLSTIAKIKTPNRFMVGDVKQSIYRFRQAKPEIFLQKYADYDTEKGSLYRKIMLYKNFRSREEVVDCANYIFENVMSKNIGEIEYTEEERLNLGAIFKDNTNEEAIVGGPSEIHIMQTKARSKDVENNEEKEHDENEEQEEIDNIQLEARMVGKIIKDLRTPNEDGQVQMVYDKKLDDYRPVQFKDIVILLRATSAWAPVFADELMNMDIPTYADIGVGYFDTIEIKTIMSLIQVIDNPMQDIPLLAVLKSPICGFTPEDLIDIRVEDGHKSFYEALEMFSQYKDERGKKCFEFIERLNDYKEKSLYMSTDEFLWYLYTKTGYYAYVGALPGGSQRQANLKILFERAKQFEETSFKGIFNFINFVSKLKKSNTDMGSAKTLGENADVVRIMSIHKSKGLEFPVVICSGMGKNFNTQDFKKNILYHHNLGYGPQIVDYERKISYPSIAKEALKSKINIENLSEEMRVLYVAFTRPKEKLIITGSTRNIEKSLRTWANGVEGNKPISQYKVLKGKTFLDWIMPSVLKHIDLENLRDAAEIDLDSIDNHKSKWLGKLWFKEDVILEAKEEEEKENISDVLLNINLEQPDTQYYDVIKDKLDFKYPCQACITKPASISVTEIKKIQNAHEEYDSSANMFNNNQITLKKPLFMQESEDKEKITGAERGTIIHLIMQIIDFNKINTVDEIKEQINSFIKKEIITEKQATVINPFKIYKFFKSDLGKRMLAAKFIKREQAIYTQIKLKDVYIYEDLIMDENSEIYDDESIMLRGIIDAYFEEDDKLVLVDYKTDFVNDENKEEVINRYRKQLDLYCDVLKELTGKEVKEKYIYLFGIDKDISI
- a CDS encoding cache domain-containing sensor histidine kinase, giving the protein MVNIKLEKKSITYKLFLVLFGLSASVSMILGMWFINDTNRTIETEMYNMSSQTLNQISNNISILLSNVESIAKRISIDSKLIEILSIPKDELKNYESQKKNMNSYAEGLLTDEVWKYGNFNMKPELYVLGENGLVYDTYSKTKYTMSDIKQNNWYEKIVKADGKTILINTYKDDNAVGPYKCVFKMGRLIKDLITGKPLGVLIIDISETILYDRYSEVLTEGSCIYIVDEEGNIISTKDKRLIGTNYGLGIKNTNHLLNKQNHRITKDNVKNMQVSSMLNEYGWVIVEEIPLSIIRQPVEALTEKAILVLLLVSIISIIVSYRLSVGITKPILNIKNSMNEVMEGNLNIKIINERFDEIGQLERSFNGMVSWLEESIQEIKNQEKQKRTAELSFLQAQINPHFLYNTLSGIRFLVSMNKTEEAEEMLYRFTKLLRSLLPKASEMIRLEEEIENIKNYTELQKLRYPDCFEVVYDIDAEINDFEVPSFILQPIVENAILYSMEKEDNLGEISVSGYKQKDCIKIIIEDNGIGMSRNKLETVLNKDASINRVGLINVQERIQLNYGSKYGLKIESAEGEGSKITFILPN
- a CDS encoding response regulator transcription factor; the protein is MLNILIVEDEAPIRDWVVYTISNISKEFNVLASASNGKEAYELAIKLKPQVIISDIKMPIMDGIELTKQIKKVMPETIVVLLTNYAEFSYAKQAISCGVYEYLVKSEIRPKELKELLEGINKNIKFENEEQVSIDKVDENSSKTNNRGYSKAIEKAMEYIDLNYKEHISLGSISKYVYLSPEYFSRLFKEEVGENFITYLTLYRMKKAEYLIKNTDMKISQISNEVGYSNSGYFSKSYKKYKGISPDEDRY
- a CDS encoding BMP family lipoprotein, with product MLNHYKKIVMVILITIVAIFIITSSTKYNETNLNNLFTNSTSEKKKVAIIFSTPGLGDKSFNDLCYDGALKAQEDLGVEFDYSEPKSEDDYEKICRDYAQSQNYELIISIGLDHEESVSKVSKEFLNQKFSIIDSKIELPNVSSIYTNWPEQTFLNGVMAGLITKYENTSLNKSNSLGVILGRDMQHLSEGAIGFEAGAKYVNPDINIIVGVVDDFANPAKAKEIALSMYSKGVRYIQHIAGESGLGVFAAAKEADKYAFGIDDNQNLFEPNHIVSTATRYANEIVYNEIKSITNDTWKDGVHKFGIKENIIGYTTKGSNVDIPPGIIEVVEEIKTQIIEEKIKIPSNKSELEKWVKENQYKN
- a CDS encoding pyrimidine-nucleoside phosphorylase — its product is MRLYDIIAKKRDKKELSKEEIEFFIEKYTNGEVPDYQASALLMAIYLNGFTKEETANLTMAMVNSGDVVDLSMIEGVKLDKHSTGGVGDKTSLILVPMVAAAGGKVAKLSGRGLGHTGGTLDKLESIPGFNISVEEDKFIDMVKNAGLVIAGQTQNLVPADKKIYALRDVTATVDSIPLIAASIMSKKIASGSDAIVLDVKYGEGAFMKTAEDAEKLATAMVNIGKSVGRNTSAAITLNGEPLGYAIGNALELKEVIEVLKGEGPEDLRELCLQLGAQMLRLGKIETDIEKGRAKLEAILKDGSALAKLRELVVLQGGDPKVIDDSELFTISPLTHEVKATKEGYVYELNAEGVGVSSLLTGAGRHTKDDELDYGAGIILKKKMGDYVKVGDVLATLYSSDEAKFEKAEEELQKAYSIQPQKPEKSSIIHKIIR